A window from Pokkaliibacter sp. MBI-7 encodes these proteins:
- a CDS encoding pyrimidine/purine nucleoside phosphorylase, giving the protein MAGQRRGFFLIDDGGATVGVMAAGEYTFGTEAPEEMTVVSGALTVQLPGEEEWVTFEAGEAFFVPGNSKFNLQVAENTAYLCRYL; this is encoded by the coding sequence CTGGCTGGCCAGCGCCGCGGTTTTTTCCTGATTGACGATGGCGGCGCCACCGTGGGTGTAATGGCCGCCGGTGAGTACACCTTCGGTACCGAAGCGCCGGAAGAAATGACTGTCGTCAGCGGTGCGCTGACCGTGCAGTTGCCTGGTGAGGAAGAGTGGGTCACCTTCGAAGCAGGCGAAGCCTTCTTTGTTCCCGGCAACAGCAAGTTCAATCTGCAGGTGGCAGAAAACACCGCCTACCTGTGCCGCTACCTGTAA